One genomic region from Bacillus aquiflavi encodes:
- a CDS encoding amino acid adenylation domain-containing protein encodes MIVVDDRKDDEEEVTNLNRVNNGEHLAYVIYTSGSTGTPKGVMIEHQNVLNTLLTLQRKFPIMENDAYLLKTPFIFDVSVPELFGWMIAGGRLVILEPDMEKDPLEIFNVIQKERVTHVNFVPSMLQPFIDMIPDEQLKEVTKLKYLFIAGEALSPKLAKSVRELLPHTQLFNLYGPTEACIYTTEYSLNDDLETSILPIGKPLHNTEVYVLNSEGKLQPIGIPGELCIAGKGLARGYLHDKKRTKEKFIANPYKENAILYKTGDLVRWLPDGNIEYLGRTDFQIKIRGYRIEIGEIEYCLMQREGVREAVVIDREDTEGNQYLCAYIVADIEWSNREWYRYMAEKLPEYMIPTHFIHLDKMPLSINGKLDRKALPKGETFINEQEYVAPRNEVEKQLVQIWSEVLAIEGNKIGVTDDFFQLGGHSISILKALTQMYFHGWNLSVRDFYTSPTISGLAEKINLVEGFTEEEYSLEAKDIVSPNNTEAMPSGNMIAMKNILVTGATGFLGIHLIRDLLIETDANIYCLVRGPVAEKRFLQKMKLYFNETFMENWNDFQHRIKMMEGDITKEHLGLLKDDYEKVGNHIDVVIHAAALVKHYGNEEEFNQINIKGTERLLDFFFKNEISFHYISTISVSGTRTKDQHQIEFTENKLYINQNIFNNEYIKSKFKAESLIYKARKKGLQASIYRVGNLTGRYTDGMFQENIEENAFYNRFKFLVNFKTIPSHMLNQIIDFTPVDVCSEAIVKILKTEESCGNVFHIFNHHTIKMADVKAALEALGIHLKVLDEEEFKSFIYEIYKNDEQKDLLSNIITELVEVESNKFSWDVKVDSSFTVKYLQQLDDFKYPTIESIYIRKLLKHMQNVGFI; translated from the coding sequence ATGATCGTTGTCGATGATCGTAAAGATGATGAAGAAGAAGTAACCAATTTGAATAGAGTGAACAATGGCGAACATTTAGCATATGTCATCTATACATCAGGTTCTACGGGAACCCCGAAGGGAGTAATGATCGAGCATCAGAATGTTCTCAATACATTGTTAACTTTACAAAGAAAGTTTCCAATCATGGAAAACGATGCATATTTATTAAAAACTCCATTTATCTTTGATGTATCGGTTCCAGAATTATTCGGCTGGATGATTGCAGGAGGGAGATTGGTTATTTTAGAACCAGACATGGAAAAAGATCCGTTAGAAATATTTAACGTCATTCAAAAGGAGCGGGTCACACATGTCAATTTTGTACCTTCCATGTTACAGCCATTTATCGATATGATTCCTGATGAACAATTAAAAGAAGTAACGAAGTTAAAATATTTATTTATTGCTGGTGAAGCATTATCGCCAAAATTAGCAAAATCAGTAAGAGAGTTATTGCCGCATACTCAATTATTTAATCTTTATGGTCCGACGGAAGCGTGTATTTATACGACGGAATATTCACTAAATGATGATTTGGAAACATCGATTTTACCAATTGGAAAACCACTGCACAATACAGAAGTATATGTTTTAAATAGCGAGGGAAAGTTACAGCCGATTGGAATTCCTGGTGAATTATGCATAGCCGGAAAAGGACTAGCAAGAGGGTATCTCCATGATAAGAAACGAACGAAGGAGAAATTCATTGCTAATCCTTATAAAGAAAATGCAATTTTATATAAAACTGGTGATTTAGTAAGGTGGTTGCCAGATGGGAATATCGAATATTTAGGAAGAACAGATTTTCAAATCAAGATAAGAGGATATCGGATTGAAATCGGCGAAATCGAATATTGTTTAATGCAGCGTGAAGGAGTTCGTGAAGCAGTTGTAATTGATAGAGAAGATACTGAAGGGAATCAATATTTATGTGCGTATATAGTAGCCGATATTGAATGGAGTAATCGCGAATGGTATCGCTATATGGCAGAAAAACTTCCTGAGTATATGATTCCAACTCATTTTATCCATTTGGACAAAATGCCACTTTCGATAAATGGCAAGCTAGATCGAAAAGCGTTGCCAAAAGGAGAAACGTTTATAAATGAACAAGAATATGTCGCACCAAGAAACGAAGTTGAAAAGCAATTAGTGCAAATTTGGTCAGAAGTATTAGCGATTGAAGGAAATAAGATCGGGGTTACTGATGACTTTTTCCAATTGGGCGGACATTCGATCTCAATATTAAAAGCGTTAACTCAAATGTATTTCCATGGATGGAACCTTTCTGTAAGAGACTTTTACACGTCTCCAACAATAAGTGGATTAGCAGAGAAAATTAATTTAGTCGAAGGCTTTACTGAAGAAGAGTATTCACTTGAAGCTAAAGATATTGTTTCTCCTAATAATACAGAGGCGATGCCTAGTGGAAATATGATCGCAATGAAAAATATTTTAGTAACAGGCGCCACTGGATTTCTTGGAATCCATTTGATTAGAGATTTATTGATCGAAACTGATGCTAATATATATTGCTTAGTAAGAGGACCTGTCGCTGAAAAACGTTTTCTACAAAAGATGAAGCTATATTTCAACGAGACGTTCATGGAGAACTGGAATGATTTCCAACATAGAATTAAAATGATGGAGGGCGACATTACGAAAGAACATCTAGGTTTGTTAAAAGACGATTATGAAAAAGTCGGAAACCATATAGATGTAGTTATTCATGCCGCTGCTCTCGTCAAACATTACGGTAACGAAGAGGAATTTAATCAAATAAATATAAAGGGAACGGAACGTCTGCTTGACTTTTTTTTCAAAAATGAAATTTCTTTTCATTATATTTCAACAATAAGTGTTTCGGGAACTCGTACGAAAGATCAACATCAAATTGAATTTACGGAAAATAAACTTTATATTAATCAAAATATTTTCAATAACGAGTATATTAAAAGTAAATTTAAAGCAGAATCACTAATCTATAAAGCACGAAAAAAAGGCTTACAAGCCAGCATTTATCGCGTGGGTAATTTAACTGGGCGATATACTGATGGAATGTTCCAAGAAAATATTGAGGAAAACGCCTTTTATAATAGGTTTAAATTTCTTGTGAATTTTAAGACGATCCCAAGTCATATGTTAAACCAGATAATCGATTTTACCCCTGTAGATGTATGTAGTGAAGCGATTGTTAAAATTTTAAAAACAGAAGAATCTTGTGGGAATGTATTCCATATCTTTAATCATCATACGATTAAAATGGCTGATGTGAAGGCAGCTTTAGAAGCACTAGGAATTCATCTTAAAGTACTTGATGAAGAAGAATTTAAGTCGTTTATTTACGAAATATATAAAAACGATGAACAAAAAGATTTATTATCTAATATTATTACCGAATTAGTAGAAGTAGAATCTAATAAATTTAGCTGGGATGTTAAAGTTGATTCTTCGTTTACAGTGAAATATTTACAACAATTAGATGATTTTAAATATCCAA